Below is a window of Impatiens glandulifera chromosome 2, dImpGla2.1, whole genome shotgun sequence DNA.
aggattttaataatttattatttatttttttgtgaattTAGAATATGAAGTAGAAAATGATTGTGTATGCTAAAAGAAAAGAAGTAtacaaaataactttaaattgaaatttaattagtATCTTAGTTTTGATGATTTTATAATGATTGTATTGtgataaattattgattttatgaatcatatttaaaaattaatattttattactcattaaataattactaaaacttaatttacaaataaattatgtttttttattagtttgcTTTTTGAATCATGATTCAAACTCAAGTACTTTTTTATCTGAtatataaattacttttttatattaatttagatatggtgtgttttttaatataaaaattattaagatttttgagaaacataataaataaatctataacACAAAATGACTTATTTACTATAGTTAATATTCATGTCttagtaaaatatttgttaaattttaataactGTTAAAGTAAAAAGTAAGTTAAATGCTGTAAAACCGTTTCCTTTATTCAAACAAGacattaaagttataaatttatgatactAGGTCATTGCCTTTATCCAAATGACGTCAGCTATGAACATAATACCAATATAATATGCCAAAGAAAAAGAATGgtcttttattcatttttattcattagaGGTCTTTGTGGGGGTTTTAATAGATATTTGTTGAATTAAAAGACCATTTTACCCTCTAAGAAGAACacatattaaattttgatatagaCAATGACAAGAAGGGTAGTTGTCTATAAAGGACAACCACATTTAGTATTTTACAAAAgcataatattaaaagaaattgaatatttaatattttttaagatatttaagcTAACATggtatttgaaaattaatttaaatgtagGTCTAATTGACAACCACATTGAGTACTTTTGgatagtaatttatttatttttctaaatagtgattacatatatatatctatgataaaaatacatataatattttttgcaCTATAATAAAAAGAACTGAGAGGTCTTTTCGAAAGTTGTTAAATAGTTTGGTATGAATTAGGTTTAAAcgatgtaaaaaaaatatttgcagTTTTTGACAAAGTATAAAATGCATAGAACTATAGTTAGTTGTCCTTCGCTTccaacataatttataaaattcggATAATTCGATTTCTAAAAGAAGTTCAAGACTTATTGTCAAAAATATgagttcaaaaatattattcttaataaataGACATGTCCCATTTACAAATTCAATACTAATGGTTAGAGATGAGTgcaagaatattattattattattattaagtggACACCTAACTATTTAGCTATATAATACTTGGAGATAGTTGTAAAATTAGTtgaactatttcattaaaaaaaaattatgatggtGAAATATTTACTTTAAATTAGATTATACCATTATAATGGATGGTTATATAAAGGATAAACAATGCTTTAATGTTTATCAACTATGTAAgaactatttattatttatttatgcaaATTGGTCTCTTCACCTAACttttatactaatttattaaatgaatagtgatttcattttctaaaaagaCTTGTCAtgtatattttgtgtttatttattaagtcttttttaatataattggactaatattttgtgtaatcattttttcatcaataattattgttaattttgaCTTAATTTGTGTGTGTTGATATTCATGGTATCTTCACTAGATATTaggaatatattaaaataaacaaattatataaaaagataaataaagttttttttttttttttttgttataagaaatgatattttcaCTAGACATAATGTTATTGGTGGAAAAAAAGGGTGAAAAgtgagataattttttttttatatattttctcgaTGAAATTGTTCCCTCTTCAAAATTTCTCTATCCCTAACATTTCACattatttttccaaataattcataaaaaattattcaattggCAGAATTCAACTTTTCTTAACAAACATAGTgggttttgatttttgatatatatatatatatatatatatatatatatatatatatatatatatatatatagatgtagCAAATAAGTtcatgatcatgtttgattttgttttttttttctgaaaaatcttatttgataaaaataaaataaaaagtatgttatttgaatttttaaatagtttaattactagaagaaaaaaaaattgtatttaaatttattaaaataaattaagatattttaattaataaaattagtgatttaatatatgatatagagcgaatttatgaaaaatgttaaaaatttaagaaaaaaatataaatctaacAAGCTCTTAAAgagtttttttaaagaaaatgaaactaaaatatttattctcttaaatcaattttttttttcatctcaaCTAGTCGATCGAAGTACTTTACAATTGTGCTATTTTCTAATCAAACTAAGCTCAAAATTGAAATTGCATAAACTAGGTTTAATTGGTCATATATATCTTTTAAGTGTCCCAAACTTTTGAAATTGGTCATATAATATAAAACCATTTTTGCTTTTTTAATGAAACAATGCCTAGGTTATAACCAAGAGGAGGCATTTGTCTTTATCTTAATGACATCACTGCTATGAACATAGTAACAATATAATATGCCAAGAAAAGTAGGATTTGTctattcaataatattaaagGTAAAAGACTTGTTTACCCtctaagaaaacaaaaaaaaaaaaatttgatatagGCCTTTGCCTTGATCCAAATGACGTCAGAGCTATGTCATAATAACAGTATAATATACCAAGAAGGATGtcatattgaataatattagtTGTTGAGTAAAAACCTTTTTTACCctttaagaagaagaagaaaatatattttgatatgttacAATACAAAAGCATAATAATTTTgagagtaaaggaaattatataTTGAATGGTATTTGAAGATGAATTTAAATGTAGGTCTAATTGGAAACCATATAATTGACTTTTGGAATATAAATTATCCTTCATTGGATATTaggaatatattaaaaaaataaagataaaagtttaatttttcttatagaAGGCCCAATAAGGTTGTTCATTATATAGcccaaaaaagataaatatctcttaattaattgaaatatatatagtaaatttTGGTTCATAAAAGAAAGGGCCCTAAAAGAAATATTGAATATACAAGTGTTGTTATTCATTTTATCCTTCATTGGATATTAGGAAAagataaagttaattttttctaataGAAGGCCCAATAAAGTTGTTCATTATATAGCCCACAAAGTTAAAGTGTTGGTTTATTTAAATGGTTTTCTCATTGTTATTGTTATGTATCTCTTAATTAagtgaaatataaatataccttggttcatacaaaaattatttgaattataattaattaataacttttgtactttaaatatatattttatttggagTCCACCCTATTAGTATGTTGAAGATCTTAGGACCTGTCctgatttaaaaataagtatttaaaatatcttatttgtCACCCTTTCTTCAAAagtaattaaaatcaaatttataattattttgtggaaaattcttgtttgtttgttattttcctaattatatatatatatatatatataaatttaaagtattataatatttttttacacattttaatatagattattaaatattgatcATATGATGATGATAATTAATTACAAGCTCAATTTAATGATGGTATATTTTTTTGAggtatatcttttattttttttttatcactagACTCAAACAATAAATTgtacccatatatatatatatatatatatatatatatatattacttataatttcaattatattattttttctaaattcacaAAACTTAATATAAGTATTATTTTtcgttttttaaaattaatttgtacgTTTTGGACATacatttaacatttattaaattgagattttttttcagTGATtcgattgattaaaaaaaaattgtttggataaaattaattaataaaaaagaagaagaagattttgtatttattttttaataaaaatttggaactatataaatttatgtataatttatcaatttgaatcatttgtattttaaattaagtatatttttgaagatatataaaatttttaaacttGTATATCTTAAAAAGTATAATGTgcgaaaataattaaaataaaaaaagagaagaaagattTGGTacgtttgataaaaaaaaaatacaaattcgtgtttttttttaaattaaataaagatgaaGGATGCTAGAAAAAATCATGGATATTACTGACAATCTGACATTCAAAATTCCACCGCTTCATATCGGATCAAATTGTCCCCTTTTGACGGTGGAAATTGGATAAAATCGCGCCTAATTCTACGTTTTCAGAATCATCGCCATTTCAGTAAGATAAACACTAGTTCTTGAGATAGATACGAACGATTCTCTTCCTATCACTTCCATTTGTTCATACATACTTCGATCTGTTGTTCTAGACCTCCATGGCTGATCACGACATCCAGAAGGAAGACCCACTATTGGACCAAATCACTGACAAGTTTCACGACCAtgattcctcctcctcctcatcatCGGATTCCGACAACGACGAATCATCATCGTCACTCAAATCTAAGGTTAATCGTCTCTTTGGAAGGGAGAAACCACTTCACAAAGTCCTTGGCGGTGGTAAACGTATGATCTTTAAATTTCACTTTCTGGGTTTAATTTCACGATATAAAGATTACAACTTTCTAGGGTTTACTGTTTTGACAATACCATGTTCATAAATTCAGCTGCTGATGTTTTCCTATGGAGGAACAAGAAGATATCTGGAGGAACCCTAGCTGTCGTCACTGTTATATGGGTTTTATTCGAATTGCTGGAGTATCATTTACTCACTCTTGTTTGCCATGGTTTGATATTTGCTGTCGCTTCACTGTTCTTGTGGTCTAATGCTACTGTTTTCATTAACAAGTAAACATTTCTGCAGATTTActttcattttcaaatgaaatgTATCTTATTCTGGAATTTGCTGGGTTTTTTTTCAGATCTCCACCTACCATTCCAGAGTTTCACATCCCTGAGAAACCTATTCTCGAATTTGTCTCTGTTCTTAGGTTGCAGATAAACGAGGGTATTGCTCTCCTAAGGAATATTGCTTCTGGAAAAGAGTTCAAGAAGTTTCTTGTTGTATGTTGAATTCTTCATTccttttgatttgatttgattgtaAACAGGATTAACATATGAATATATGATCTGACTGGTTTTTGTTGCTAGGTAATTTCTGGGTTGTGGGTCTTATCTGTTATCGGTGGCTATTTCGATTTGCTGACATTGTTCTATTTAggtgaaaacaaaatataaactcacatgttttaaaatttatgtcatGTTGGTAACATACTAACATATCTTATTATTGTTGTGTAGTGTTTGTTTTGCTTCAAACTGTACCTGTGGTGTACGAGAAATACGAGGATAAAGTGGATGCATTTGGGGAGAAGGCGTCGATTGAGTTTAAGAAGCAATATGGAGTTTTTAATGAGAAGGTTTTGAGTAAGATTCCAAAGGGCTTCTCTAAAGGTAAAGGTAAGAAGGTTGCATAAATAAAGTGTTGTGTATAAGTTGTGAACATGGTGGTTGAATTGTGTTTTCTAGGGTTTTGGCATGTTTTATAGAACTTGTGTATGgtttaagttataaataatgGTTTTATGGTCTTTGGATTTGGAATGTTGGAAGAAGAATGGTTGATGTTGATTAGGTTTTGTTTGGGGTTTTCTCTTTTGAATGTTGTATATTTTTACTTTGGAATAATAATGTGCCAATAATGAATGTGTATTCTATAAatctttggtttggtttggtttggtttagggtttagagatAATTGTATGTCTAAACTCGAAAGCCTCTTATCACCCCTCGGTTTTTAGAGTAGCCACTATATGGTTGCGGTGCGACACGAGTTGGGCTTTATCCCTAAAAATATACATGTAGTGTTGCACTGAAAAATCATTTATAGTTTAGGTTTAGAAGATATTTTTCAATTAGACAAAAATGGTTTCATAGATATTGTGATAACTGATAAATAAATGTTCTTTAAAGGATAAaacaaatttgattatttcattaaattttgaagataataatataatagtgaaaatttatcaaaacaacTTTGTGaacaatatgttataaataaaacagaaaagaaaaacagTTCAATCACAAGGGAATGCAGAGAATAGGCTAAGTTTGAATGCTGTTTATAATTTAAGCACCTTATTTTTTCTTTCGTTTTCATgcgataattttgtttttatatgaaatttttgaaagttcgaaattaatacatgtttaatgttttttttagtgTAGTAACTTATTAAGTTCTTTCATATattcttcataattttttatttttactccaTCTATAATGAACTTAGGCTCATTATCTATATGTATCCATATACAATTTggttaaatcaataatatatttaacaaactaattgGTCCCATTTATAGTTTATAatctaaagaaaaaaattaaaaaaagattttgagTTTCTTTCTTGCTTTGACTTGCAGAAATATATACTCTGACTTTTTGAAAAATTTGTTATTCTAAGACTTGATTAATGCccctttatggtttaaaatgaatggtttaatttatgattatttttttctcattttttgtcTCGTTTTTTACCTTATGAACGTTTGAATATATCTggtgtgttttttaataaaaaatgatattaaaaaatatatatatatctctaaCATTGTAATTTATATGGTGAGAGATTAAgagatataaaaatataaatgtatttttattattatattaaattagattacAAAAGCTTGGGTGATATCTTGATATCaagatatattttctaaaatatcaaataaatctCTGAATTAAAATTCATATCAAATTCAATAAAGAATTCACATAaacatttattagtaataaatctAGATTAGAatgatgtaatttattttatctcaatacaattcataaaaaaaatcaagattatgtcttttattaataagaaaaagaaaagaaaatgatattgGAACTAATAAATAGAAACTCTAAAGTCAACCTTATCTATctattgacaaaaataaaataaaaatccataATGAATTCCCTAACAAGCTTGAACAAAGTAGTTATATTTATTgctaagattttattttatataatagaaTTTCCTAATAAGGTTGAATGAagtagatttatttattatatatttattgctaagattttattttatatattagtataaaagaattaatataaTCTTCCAATCTCATTCATAATGATTTATGAGATTCTAgaatagaaatttaattattttttatggaGAATTTACTAGTTGAATAACTTATTTAacaatattcttaattttaaaaaaaataatgtatatatataaaaaaaaaataattgataaaagaTATAAATAGTAGAATCGAGAATGTTTCTTTAGCTTTTCAACAGATATTGATCTTACCAGACAGAATTCGTTCCCTTGTACTAGGGTTTCTCCGATAAAgcttaatcttcttcttcttcttcttcccaaaTCCCACTCatttccttccttccttccttcacAACTATAAGCTTCAACTACCATGGACGTTGGTTTCTCTCCCGGAAATCACTGGTCTTTATCAGTTGCCGATTCAGACTTCGGCTTCGCTTTTAATGACAGAAACTTCTCCGATCGTGTTCTTCGAATTGAAATCGCAACTGATGTACCCGATATTAAGTCCGATGATGGGAATTGCATCTTCGTAGTCGATTGGGCGCGTAACCGTAAGAGGAGGAGGTTGGAAGATACAACAAAGAAGGAAAATGGTATGTTTGTGTATGTCAAATTAGTCTCATAATTTATTCGAATTGGTAGGATCTTTCTCTAGATGCAATTTTTTGATGAATTAGTGTGTATGTTTAGATTCATATTTCATGGATTTCAAATGAGAGAAGTTGTTTCTTAATTAATGCTTTATATTGATTCTAAATATTAGAATTAAGGGTTCATTATTAGTGTTTAAGCTTCATATCAATATCAATCAAATGTTGTAGactatgtatttttttttctttctaaattctATGGTTTTGATGACAAAAGACATAAATTTGAATCTTTAAGTTTCAAAGATACCCTTAGTCCTTTTGATTTTACATATTTGTCTTTTCAAAGTTTTGGACTGTTGGTTACTTGGTAGAAATTTAGAACAACACCTTTGTGGGGTTTGGTTATATGACATTTTCTGTGGACCTCCTTTGGTAATATACTACAATGTTCAGATCTTTTTGTCTGGTTCAAGAATCTTCAATGACCATGAGTTGATGAAGTATGTCACTCCTTTTTATCTGTGATACTGATTGATTAGGTATCAacattgaaattggaattggctgctgacaaaatattttcatatggAAATCTAGCTAGTAGGGTAGTAGTCTCTTAGTCCTTGTTTAGTATTAATGGCCAGTGGTTTGTCCTTATGCTTGTTTGTTTACTCAATTGTCAGTCGATCGTGTTGTCCTCATACATAACAACCCACTTTTGATCACAAGCACGCCCTAAAAATGCTTTATATTCTACCACTTCAAATCTTATtaacttttcattttttcaaatctaCAAAATCATTGATAAGCATAACAAAACTATACAACCAAACATATTCTCATAGAAAATCCAAACTGCTATTGGGAACTACGATGTCTTTATTTGCTAATACAACCAAACATGTTAGCTAGTAACAGTTTTGAACAAAGTTGCTCACCTCATGTAATGTTTGAGTTTTATGTATGGTACAATAGTTATTCCTTTCATTGCAGTTTCATAACTAGAATTGTTGAAGGCTTGTTTATGATGGGATATTGAGGTTCCTCATTTTATCCATTTCTTTCTAAAGTATGCATCCATTATTGTTTCATCTCTTTTGGACTCTTTCAACTTAGTTCTGTCATCCAAATTCCCTATGAAGAAATGAACTTTGGGATATATTCTGAAAGTAATATCAGTTTAGATATAGTTTTCcgtttaaattattcttttactGACTGAAACACAATTATCATTTGCTTACAGCTGAGGAACATCCCTTAAACTGTAATTTGCCAGAACAAGATACAGATGTTGTTATTGCCTATGATAATGAAGAGGAGGAACCTGTGGAGATTCTTGAGGAATCAACTTCAGTTAGGAATATTGATCCTCCTggtataatttaatttcaatttttttgtcattttaagtaaacatagaaaataatatatattctttctgTATTTCAACTGCGTATTATCTAGAACTCAGCTATCCATAACAAATAATTGCAAGCAGCAGAGAGTGTGTACTTCTTTAATATGGAAAACATCCCTTTTCTGCAGGTGATGAAGCTGCTAAGAGTATTGAACCAAATCCAAACACTTCTGCTGTTCTTCAAGTAAAGGATGTACACATTAGTTCCCCCATTTTAGCTGCAAAGAGTGTGTATTTTTATGAGGTGAATGTACTTTTATGGCTTATTATTGTAATCTTATGATCTCCAAACTGTCATACTGATTATTTTTTTgcgttttttttatcatttagcTTTTTTCGAATGCAACATTGAGGGAGTCAAAGCACAGACAAGTAACTCTTAGAATCCTTGCATCAGGTAATGTGAGACTCTCTTAGGCCCCCCAACATAAGCAACCACTATTCTACTTTTGTGCTATAATGCTTGCAAATTTGACTAATTTTCTTATGGTTAATGCTCGTTTAgtgaaaaaaaatggaattagaattggagCCAATTTAAATTCCTCGAGAGCTTGTTGAATTCACACTTATATTTGCGGAATCAGTTATTATATGTGGTctcttaatttggatatttctCTGTGGAGCAGAAGAAGCTGCCTTAATGGAACTCTTGAGCTTTATGTATAATAATACTTTGTCAACAAGTTCACCTTCTTCCTTGTTGGATGTGTTAATGGCTGCTGACAAATATGAAGTTGCTTCGTGCATTAGACACTGTAGCAAGTTGCTAAGGAACTTGCCTATGACCTGTGAGTCTGCCTTGCTCTATCTCGATCTTCCTTCCTCCATTTTGATGGCTGAGGCGGTTCAGCCTCTTGTCGATACTGCTAAGCAACATCTAGCTGGTCGCTACAAGGACATTATGAAGTGAGTAATCTTGCCTTGCACTTGCTTTCCCGTTTTTTTATCTTTTGCAAGACCTGTTTTTTTCCTTTGAGTAGACTAGCACAACCTCCCTTGAGTCTTCCTGCTTATTTTTTGTttcgatttttattttcaaaaaaggtTTTATTTGAGGAGGCACATTATctaaagattataaaaaaatcacttttcaCCTTAAAAAGCttcatttaattcattttcaCACTTggcaattttaaaaaatgattatgatTGACAAAATAACACAAATTCCAAAAGGTTAGGTTAACATTCCTCTTGATATTCCTTCCTAACATTGAATTTTCCCTTTTCCTTATTCTCATTATAGATACCAAGAAGATGTTTTGAAATTGCCTCTAGCTGGAATCGAGGCGGTTCTCTCTAGTGACGATCTCCAGGTAGCTTCAGAAGACACAGTATACGATTTCGTCCTCAAATGGGCGAGAATACACTACCCAAAATCCGACGAACGCAGTGATATCCTAGGTACCCGTCTAAGCCACGTCATCCGCTTCTCATACATGTCTTGCCGAAAACTGAGAAAAGTCCTATCTTGTCCTGATTTCAATCCCGACGTTTCTTCCAAACTGGTTCTTGAAGCTCTCTTCTTCAAGTCCGAACCTCCCTACAGACAACGAGCTCTCGCAATAGCCTCCAAATTTTCCAACACTCCCTCTTGTTTCGTTGAGAGGGCGTACAAGTATCGACCAGTAAAGGTCATTGAGTTCGATAAGCCCCGTCAGCAATGTATAGTCTATCTGGACTTCAAACGAGAAGACTGCGCCCACCTGTTTCCATCCGGTCGAGTTTATTCTCAGGCGTTTCATTTGGCAGGTCAGGGTTTTTTTCTTTCAGCTCATTGTAATATCGATCAGCAAACGACTTTGCACAGCTTCGGGCTGTTCTTGGGGATGCAGGAGAAAGGGTCTGCGTCTATTTCAGTCGATTACGAGTTTGCGGTTATGTCGAAACCGAGCAAGGAGTTTAGTAGGAAGTATAAGGGGAATTATACTTTTACGGGTGGGAAGGCGGTTGGTTATAGGAATCTGTTTAGTATGCCTTGGACAGCGTTCTTAGCCGAAGATAGTGTTTATTTTGTCGATGGGATTCTTCATCTTAAGGCGGAGCTCGCCATTAGAAAATGAAAACTCGATCTTTCTTTAGGTTAGATGGAATACGATATGTTTTTTCTGTTGTAAACATTTGGAATGTAATAGATGTGCCATTGATAATTGGCTTATCGTGTCGGTTTtgtagataaatttaaattcggttgtattttagaaa
It encodes the following:
- the LOC124925867 gene encoding reticulon-like protein B4, with product MADHDIQKEDPLLDQITDKFHDHDSSSSSSSDSDNDESSSSLKSKVNRLFGREKPLHKVLGGGKPADVFLWRNKKISGGTLAVVTVIWVLFELLEYHLLTLVCHGLIFAVASLFLWSNATVFINKSPPTIPEFHIPEKPILEFVSVLRLQINEGIALLRNIASGKEFKKFLVVISGLWVLSVIGGYFDLLTLFYLVFVLLQTVPVVYEKYEDKVDAFGEKASIEFKKQYGVFNEKVLSKIPKGFSKGKGKKVA
- the LOC124927375 gene encoding BTB/POZ domain-containing protein POB1-like, coding for MDVGFSPGNHWSLSVADSDFGFAFNDRNFSDRVLRIEIATDVPDIKSDDGNCIFVVDWARNRKRRRLEDTTKKENAEEHPLNCNLPEQDTDVVIAYDNEEEEPVEILEESTSVRNIDPPGDEAAKSIEPNPNTSAVLQVKDVHISSPILAAKSVYFYELFSNATLRESKHRQVTLRILASEEAALMELLSFMYNNTLSTSSPSSLLDVLMAADKYEVASCIRHCSKLLRNLPMTCESALLYLDLPSSILMAEAVQPLVDTAKQHLAGRYKDIMKYQEDVLKLPLAGIEAVLSSDDLQVASEDTVYDFVLKWARIHYPKSDERSDILGTRLSHVIRFSYMSCRKLRKVLSCPDFNPDVSSKLVLEALFFKSEPPYRQRALAIASKFSNTPSCFVERAYKYRPVKVIEFDKPRQQCIVYLDFKREDCAHLFPSGRVYSQAFHLAGQGFFLSAHCNIDQQTTLHSFGLFLGMQEKGSASISVDYEFAVMSKPSKEFSRKYKGNYTFTGGKAVGYRNLFSMPWTAFLAEDSVYFVDGILHLKAELAIRK